From one Mytilus trossulus isolate FHL-02 chromosome 10, PNRI_Mtr1.1.1.hap1, whole genome shotgun sequence genomic stretch:
- the LOC134686333 gene encoding uncharacterized protein LOC134686333, with product MEWRTEFLLFLCLIGCFIVATNGASSCTCGCFNLNYNFDDLDPETQEKILEMKKNLTVSTKDTSSYKRSLVSSSDSRSSAKAVGSVGLVILIVIGVLMLLADFTRLFIKPNDYQNMD from the exons ATGGAATGGAGAACTGAATTCTTACTATTCCTCTGTTTAATTG GTTGTTTTATTGTGGCGACAAATGGTGCCTCGTCCTGTACATGTGGATGTTTTAACTTAAACTATAATTTCGATGACCTTGACCCGGAAACACAAGAAAAAATCCtggaaatgaagaaaaatttgACTGTATCTACAAAAGATACATCAAGTTATAAAAGATCGTTAGTATCTTCTAGTGATTCTAGGTCTTCAGCTAAAGCAGTCGGTTCTGTTGGACTGGTTATACTGATAGTAATTGGAGTTTTAATGTTACTTGCGGACTTCACTAGACTTTTCATTAAACCAAATGACTATCAAAATATGGACTAA